AAGGAAATACTCCCCAGAGAGTGGCAGCTCTGGAGGTTTGTGATCTGCTACAGCAGCATGACAAAGCAACATTTCCACGtaagtgctttttgtttatGCCATGAAATGTGCACCATACATTCACTAATGTAACAGGCAAATAACAGGGCTTCATGTTCTGCTTTCTTAGCAAAAGTGAATTCAAATTTTAGTATCATTTTAATTCAATATTAGTTTCCAAGACATACAACATATACATTCCTGTTTTTGTTATATAACATGAACTTTTCAGAGTGATGGTTAACAGCCCAATAGAAAACTTTATATTCACACTGCTATACACTGTAAGTAAAACTGATTACATAAAACTTCATATAACAGACTCTTTGCATTAAGTCTGTGCTCCTCAGATTCACAGCAGGAGATAATTCATTAAAATCAGTCTTTTTCCATTCATAATCCTCATGTTCATCTAGAacttgtttctctgtgtggcCTTAAAAGTCGTCATCATCACATATGTCCAGATACACATCGAAGGCCTCTCGATTGCAGTTTCCATCAGGGGTGAACACATACTTATGGAAGGTCCCGTCCACACATATGGCTGCAGGAGACAAAACAGAACTACAAtgacaattttcttttttaaagaagttTAAAGAGTTTAGCACTGTGGCTCTACGGcatatggagagagagagagagaaaaaaaaaaaaaaaaaaaaaaaggcacaatgACACAAATTCTTGTTCTTGTTAAAATATCAGATGCCATATGTAAATACAAGTGAACTCATGCTAAGTGTAAAACATGCGTCCATGGTGCATACAGTGCAGAATGGTCATTATGGGAGTTTTTTTCtggactacttttttttttttttttttttttttttttttttttacttacagCAAAGGCCGACACACATGATCCAGGGCTGCAGCTACCGATTGTTTTAGTAATCCAGCAATCCACTGAATATTCAAGCtataaagtttgtttttcttcacatgCCACTatcgtattttttttttttttttttttttttaaataattgcaGACATGggtaaaatgtttgtgtttacatcCTTAAAACGCATTAAAAACAGCATCAAAGCAAAGAATCTTATGAATTTTGGTAAAACTCCCATCACTATCAAATCCTAACCAATAAAGAAAACGGGATCAGCTGTTTGAGAGTCTATAGGTTGGTGTGCTTCCAGTGTGGCTCTCTCCCCTCCCCATCTTGACTCTCGGGATGTTACACTGTGACCGACTTCTTTTTCAGATTCCCGATAAGCATTATTTCGCCACACATCTCCTCCTTTATTGTTGAGCCCCAATAGCAGGGTCTCTGGTGCTATGCTACCATGTCCTCACGCCGGAAGTCCCGGCTCTTCCTTCTTTGTTTAGCAGTGAACGAGCCAACCATAACATGCTAGGTGTGAATTTATGGTTATGTCACTGTAACAACCAATGCAGTCATGTTGCTGTGTTGTGTATATGACAAAAGACAACATTTATATTTTGACGTTTCCCTCACCAATGACTGAGTTGACGTTCTTGGAAGTATTCTTTCCAAAAGCACAGATACAGGCACACTCAGCAGGCACAGTAAAGCTGGCCAATGACCATTGGCTGTCCACATACTGACCAATCACAGGACCCACCTTCCCAACACGTGCCAGCCTGTGGGATGAAGAGGAGCAGAGGCGTGAGGATCacgatggtgtgtgtgtgtgtgtgtgttaaaaggACTCAATTAGCAGAAAGTGGTCTTACGCAGAGCGACGGTTGAGTTTGGTGTCTTTGAGTGCAAAGATGTGAACTGTGCCTTTGTCACTGGATGCGCACAAGAAGGATGAGTCATGGCTGAAGTTGATGCTGGAAAGAAAAACCACAAGTATCATTTTACAACTGCCAAATGTAATGTAACCGAGCTACAGGCCATTCTGTAGCTCTGTTACATTAAAACCCTCACCTCATATTTCATGACTTTTCCTAAAATCAGTTTATTCATCATGCAGAATAAATATGGAATAAGAAggcctttttctttgtctttaatttCTCTGATCTTGATGGAGGAACAGAATTAATGTATTGTTCtattgccaaaaaaaaaaaaatcctagttTTTAAGATGTAAGATATATATTAGTttagactattgtaattcatttaattaattaaagaaaTTACCAGAGAACATAATGTGCCCATTAACACATAATGGGCCAGATTCAGCAACCCCTGTTGATGTTACAACGTATGGTTAATATCAACTGAAGCTGTGCAGTGGTGATCTTTTTTTGAATGAAATGTGTAGACAGATATTTTTGTAACTGGCTCTATTCATATACATTCATAGGAGTTTTAGGAAGAgggcgtttatttatttatttttgatttattgGGTGAAGGATCTCTGTAACGCTAAGTGTGCTCCTTGCTGcatgcactgaggtctgattcTGAGAGGTTTTGAAGACACAGGAACATTGAAATATTCTGGAACATCGGTGCACTACCCATTTACTACTTGAGTGTTTACCAGTAAAGAGTGGCAGGGTCTGTTCCTCTGCGCAGCTCCACCAGTTTGTCCCTGGTCGTTGTGTCGAACAGGCGGATGAGGGTTCCTTTACGAGAGGCTGAAGCTGCCACGCTGCCGGGCTGGTTGAGTGCCACACAGGCAATCTCGCTCTGGTGGGCGTTGATAGTAAAAGGGGCAGATGATGTTCCAGGTTTGGTGTTGGACAGGTCCTGAATAAAAAGCAACATGTTAGACTACGACTTTTACGACACAGACATTTTCTTCAGGAGAAATAAAacgtcctgtttgtttgtgacttaCAACCAGCTGCAGGCTGCCACATTTGTGACCTGGGAAGACCAGAAGCTGTTTCTCCAAACTGGGACACAAATCACAAAGACCTGAAAGAAAGAATTCACTGTATTCAAAATGCTAAGCAGGATGTTGCAATGGAAAAACAGCTCTACACAAGTAGTATGATACCTTTGGGGTTATCTCtggtgtcaaactcaaaaagcttgacAGGGTTGTCTGGAAAACTGTACACATAGATCCTGTTCTTCAGCACAATGATGATCCTAGAGGGAGCAAAGGCAACTATCATTTTGACAGTTCAGTGACAATAAACAGCATGTGTGAGGTGATGTAAAACTCACTTGTCGTGTCTCATGCGGACAGCCAGAACAGGCTTGGTGAAGGTGAATTCCAGCACCAGTTTGTCCTTAGGATCCCGTGACTCCCGAGCATCGTCCCAAATCAACACTGAGACATTGACATTGTTTTGTTAAAAACTTATTTTTCCATCATGTTTTTAAGGTGCACTCACATATCTTGGGTATAGCAAACACCTCTCATAATAATGactcccccacacacacacacacacacacacacacacacacacacaccggtcAAAGCTGTACAATGCACGTCCTACTTTAAACCAACTCACCAGATATTTCTGAGAATTTAGGATTGACTCCACCTCCAATTATGGCCAGCAGGTTAGAGCGATGCAGCATGGAGCACAGGGCTACACTGCCAACCTGCTCATGGTCTGCAaatgacacaaacacatattCAAGTCCTTTTTAGGGAAAGGTGCACAAGAACAATGTTTTCCTTGTATTCTCGTTATGAAAGTCATCGTTTTCCCAGCATTTCAGCCACTTGAGGTACCacgaaaaacatttaaatacacTAATAAAAGTCTGAAAAGTATTAACATCTATAAACACATAACatgtctgaaatattcatgaAACATTTGAAAATAATTACCAAAATGTCTTGAAAAATATTGGTAGCATGTCTAGAAATAATGAATGAGCTCTCTCTCAGGCACTGCTCTACATGTGAAAGCCGGGTCAGAGGACTCACCCAGGTGGCCCTTCTCCATCAGCGGCTCCACGTTGTAAATCCTGACCCCCGTCTCCATAGCGCAGCAGAAACAGCCTGGTGATGATTAGAGGACAGAGAAGATTTAAACCTATGAATCATTCTTATTCAGCTTTGGCAAATCTAACATGTTAGCTGCCTGGAGCCGTTTACAGCCCAGTAATAATCCTCCAAACTGAACCAGGTGCTGGGGACATCAGGGGCTTTTTCATTGTGTTGCCTCCATAGTTCTCTGTAATATTctggatatttataattgagctACTTGTATATATTAAagttatttcttatattttgtaactttgtaatcTATTTTATtatctaatttagttcagtCTGTTGCTGTTCCTAtcgtcttggagcaactgtaaacacataatttccttaggaattaataaagtattctgactcTGATTCAAGTGCTACATCATAGTGCTAGCAAcagcaacagtaacagactcATCAGACTGATTTTGCTATTATATACTAGTTTAATATATTCTTTCTAAATAATGCTGTTTATCTTCTATATtatctgcacatgtccaaaacaCGCCTCTCTAACTCTGTCTCCAAACTACTCAACCCACACCTTCCCTCTGATCTACACATTCATCAACATATTGCAATACATTTTCAGTTTAGACAGAAGATAAGTCTCAGCGCTGCCTTGTTGGGGGAAGGCTGTGCTCACCAAGCAGTGACCAGGTCAGAAAATCAGACGATTAACCGGCAAAACAAGTAATCACTGGTAGTTAATGAACGTGTGGATGGATATCAGGAGAATAACTGAAGGTACATATAGATTTTCCTTTATCACACATTTGCCTGGTTCTGTATTTCTTActaattctgtttttgtatATGTAATATGTTTAACCACAACCAGCTTAATACATGTAGTTTCTGTCTGGCGGTTAGCTCGTAAATCGTTCTGGGTTTTTCACAGCAGTGTTCAGTTTCATCTATGTGTATTATTCTAATATCATAATTTACCAAATTTTCAGAGAGCGACTTGTAAGTTAAAAGACATAAGAAATCTTACATGGATTATTTCCGAGACAACTTTATGTTGAAAAGCTCTGAAAAGAATGTAGTTACAGAACAAAGCCATTTCCCTTGAAGGCCTTCCCTTTGTGTAGCCAGAGAACGTGCCACCGTTCTCACACCACTTTCTCTAGTTTCATTGTACCCATTGTTATCTTGTTCTTTTGGGTGTGCATTTTCCCCTTTGACGttaatatgaataaaatttTCGAGCCTCTGTAAATCTGCCAGGTTTCTCCTCAGTAACTCAACTTAGTTTGGTTCTAAAACGTGCACCAACTCAGTTCATGAACAAAGGCAACTTACTTTGGTCCTGATTGAACTGCAGGCTGTTTACTCCTCTCTGCTGGGCCATGGCTCTCAAACAAGCTATTACCGGTAAACTGCAGCAACCTGAGAAAGATGGGACAAAAGAATAGGACGGATCTTCAGCCCACAGTCTTCGTTTTTCTCTGGATGCTTTAAGCTGAGCAACACAAGCTGGCAGAGGCAGCTAGCCACATTAGCAGGAGGCAGAAGCGATcatttgttggttttctctggaTTTAAATACATATGCAAGTCTTACCATAAGGCGCACACCAAAAACGAGACGAACGATTTCAGGCGCTGATCAAACGTCGactgaaaacagaaatattGCAACACataggtttgtttttgtttttcaaggaaGACGTCACCGACACGTGCTTCCGGTTAGGTTCCGCTTCCTgttaaaaacaagtaaacaaaagaaTTTCTATTAAACGTTAAAAGACTAATTGCATAATCTGAGTTCATAATTGTAATAAACATATTCATATCAATTATTAGCCAACCAGTTTATTTTCATCAGAATAAGTGGTCCTTCAAACTGGAATACTCACACTGGTTTCTGTGGGGCCTTCTATCTTTTTATACCGGTTGCCAAACACCTTcaggtgcattaccgccaccttCTGGACTGGAGTGTGGATCAGAACAGCTTTTACACCCATGCTCGTGAGAATATGGGTGTTGCTCTACTATAAACTACATCACCTGTATTCCTTTGTGATATTTCTTTTACCCTTAATTGAAGTCTATTTTTCTAAAATTCAGAAATTGAGTGAGTTCAGTGTGCACATCTGATCATCAAGCCTACCATTTCTTCCCCCAGAAGccaaaaaaagtgcaaacaaTAAAGTCTTAACAAATTCTGGTTAGAGAGAAACAAAGTATTTTGGTTTATTGAACAGTGGAGATGAATCCACCAGATCCTGGCCAGCATATTTTCATTAATAGATGTGTCAGTGATGACAACTAGTTTGTTTGCTGACTGCTAGTGTCATTGTTCAGGTGCTGGAGTAGGCAGATAGAACCACAATGCTAGTAATCTGGTTCTCATAGCCTCCATCGGTGGCACCGAGATCAGACATCATCCCAGTCATGGCTTTCCTTCTCAGTTTGTTTAAGGGAATCttggaaaaatgagaaacaagcaaagattaaaaacagcatttttttaaactcattgAGTCTGCATGTATAGAATTACTAGTTAactttgactttttaaaaatataataaatggtTGTCTAATAAATGGTTTTAATAAGCTTTTAAATCTCTGGAAGTTAAACTGCTGCTATCATCTTCGTTGTACATCCAAATGCATCCTCAATAATCGAGGCAAGGAAAACCCAGAAAGGACATTCTGGGATCATCAGGTcatcgctttttttttttttttaattttaattttgcaaactccagatgaacagaatcagctttcAAGGGCATCTTTGTTGTCAGTTCAACATCATTTGACTGCCATGTCTCGGTCAgacatcttttctttgtttgacatTTTTCCCTCTCTGTAGTTGGTTTGCATCTTTTCAGTCCTTAATTTCTGAGACTTTAGCAGTTTCTTTAACACAGCCCCCCTCTGGCATTTTGTAATCTGTTCATTCGGGTCTTAAAGTCTATATTCTGCCACACTAGTGTTTTTGGCCATTTCTGCTGGCTGACTTACATTGTGAGTCTGTTCAGAGTGAGACTTATTATTAGGTCTTTAGTTTCCTTCAGTTATTCTTATACTTGCTATTGAGGCCAGAGCTCAGGTATCTATTCCAGCTTTCAACTGTTGAATGCGGTAAGTAACAAATTACAAAGCCCACCCTATATTTCCTTACAGATTTTCCTTTATGTTGGTATTATATTGGACGGCTTACAGAGTGGTTCAGACTTTAACCAGATGTGCTACAAATTCTGGGTAAACACAAAGGTAACTGCTGATGTCCTTTGCCAATACATTTCATTGGCATATTttatacagttaggtccataaatatttgtacagagaacttttttttttctaattttggaTCTGCACACTACCATaatgaattttaaattgaaatgcggttgaagtgcagactttcagctttaattcagtgaGTTACATAAAGATTGCATGTACGTAATCCCTTAATTTCAGAGTGCAAAAGTATTTGGAcaaatggaataactgaaaataaaatattcatatcTAATACTTGGTTGAAAACCCTTTGTTGCCAATGAAAGCCTGAAGTCTTGAACTGATGGGCATCACCAGATGCTGggtttcctcctttttaatgCTCTGCCAGACCTTTACTGCAGCAGCTTTCAGTTTCCATTTGTGGGCCTGTCTCAGGTTTTCAACAAATGAAATTCATGCTCAATTGGCCATTCAAGAATACGCCACTTatttgctttaataaactcctgGGTTGCTTTGGCTGCATGTTTTGGGCCATTATCCATCTGTATAATGAAACACCACCCAATCGATTTGACTACATTTAGCTGGATATGAGCTGACAGCATGTCTATGAACACCTCAGAATTCACTGGGCTGCTTTTGTCCTGTGTCACATCACCAATGAACGCTAGTATCCCAGTGCCACTGGCACCCATGCACGACCAAGCAATGACACTGCCTGTGCCATGTTTTACAGGTGATGTGGTATACCATCATTCTGGTAGAATCTGTCCAAAGAATCCAAATCTTTTTGCATTGCTGAGTTCACTAGTACTTTCCTTCTTTCTCAGGATGTACCAAATTGTACATTTAGCCACTCCTAATATTGTAGCAAtttctatgattttttttttttttgtttccgtTTTCACAGCTTCACCTGCACAGAAAATGTCTTTTACCGCATGgttcacagcaaaatcttcCAAATGCAAGCGCCACATCTCAAATCAACTCTAGGCCTACTATCTTCTTAATCAATAATGGGATAATGAAGGAATTGTCCACACCTGCTCAGGAAATAGCCTTTAAGtcaattgtccaattacttttggtccctttaaaaaaataaatagcgTAGCACATGTTAAAGAACTAAAACTTCTAAATCCTTCATCCAATTTGAATGTGGATACCCTCAAATGAAAGCTGAGAGTCTACACATTATGTCCATGTCAACAATATGAATATGTTTTAGTAAACAGGCAAAACCTGTGTCAGTgtctaaatatatatacatacggCCCTAACTGTATATATAAATCATATGTACatataaaatgattaaaaatgcaaaatggtTGTCACAAGGAAACTCACTTTTGCCACTTGGAGGGAAAACAAAAGTCCTATATTAGGCTGGGGTGCTCTTTTTAGCTAATGGATCTTTACAACTCACTTGGTTTTGGGTAAGACTTGAATTCAGAGGCATGGCTACTTTGACAGGCAGCTTGGCTGACAACTTTTTGATGGACAATCCCAGACATTTTGTTGGATCACTTTCTCCACATTAGCACCAAACAGCGCCTCGGTGCACCTTGCTAAGATTCCACATGCGATCACTTCTGGTTCCAACAAAAATATGGTGGCCACACTAACTTTAAAGCTTCAAAATGTGGAGACCACAAATGAAATTTATGTGCAGTGAGCAGAGTTGAGAATATACCACAGCTGTAGAGACGTCGAACCCTTTCAATGTCAGTCTTTGTCAGTTTATCTCTCTGTCCCATTTCCTTCACATCTTTCTTTGGGAAGATGGTGGGCAGGCCGGTCGCTGAAAAAAAATCCCTGACACAAGAGTAATCACCTTGAAGTACCACATAACCTTTACAGAGAAACGGTTTGTTAAGCATTTGTCATTTTGGGTACTGTACCTTCCATAGTGCATGATGGAGGTAGCGTCATATGGAAGAGAAAAGGTCTCGCCATCTTGCATTCTGAAGTTTTTCTCCATCCCTGAAAGACATGTGATACTTTCCCTGAGTGTAAACAATCAATAACCCCCAAAAAGTTTTGGTAAATGCACAATGTGCAGTAAACTGTGGTGAAGCTCATCTTCCAAGATGAGAGCTGTGTTTGCCTCACACATGTAAACAGGTTCATTTTTTTATGTCAAATAAAGGGAAAGCTGGAGTttgaaaaacacatacatacaaaacACTTTTTCTTATTGTACAAGTTCCAAGCATTATGACCATTTAGCTACCATAGCGTTTAAACAGTACAGATAATATTTGAGGAGAACCCTTACCTGGCATAATGTTGCTGTGAATAACGGTGATGTGCTGTTCACGGTCCATCCTTGTGTGTTCATGGTGGAAACCCAGAGCATGAAGAATCTCATGTGCAATGTTACCTACCATGCACTGGGGCCCAACAAAAACAGGCTGCTCGCCACCCTTTAAGCCCACAAATGACGCACAGCTAGAACAAAACTGCAGGTTAgtgtcctgtttttttttttttttttcttcttttaaatgaGACATCCATCTTTAAACATTaatatctgaaaaataaaaagcagttgTTGCTGTACTTAATCTTGCCAGCAGTGAGGagagtctttttctttttaaaccagCGTTATGTGCCTTGGTCAGGGTGCTTAAACTCACTTTCAACTGATCCATTTCCATCCTCACAGTCATGAGCTCTGAGGCATGACTGAAGTACCAAATTcaccattttttcttttgtagacTGACATTGCTGAGTGATTCTCTGTTACGTGATAGCAGTTACTAGATTTAGTGAAGCCTGATATAGGTTCTGAGTATGCTGACCTGCAGTACAGGCCAGAGGTTTCTGCAGCCAGGATGTCATATTGTCATGTTAAGATACAgaaactgaatatttcagaaacccAATATTTCAGAAACCCAATCAGAACACTAAGTGCTGCAGAAAACTTGGGGTGTTCAGCATACAATCTGAGCTCCAACTGCAGTTCAAACAGAGTTTAGACTGAGCTTCAGAAAACTACATACCCTGTACTGGTTTTGAAGAGCAGGTAGTTTTGCTCGATGGTTCGCTTGTGGAAGGATACACAGGTGTGTTTGGACACCATCTCCATAGCAGAGAGAATATCATCTGTGCGACTAGCTGAAAAACAAAGTGGCAGTAAGACAGACTTCTCAAAGATCCAATGAAATGCACATACTGTGCTTACCTAAATCTGGGCTAATGATATAGGGTATCTCCAGAGTTGGCCAGCTACTGCTCACTGCATTCCTGTCATTCTGCAGAAGAAATGAAATACTTAGAGTGTTCACCGACTGCCTAGTCCACATCACATCTTTGCTCAGTGTTATGAAGCTTAAATGACCTCAATGAACTTTTTCCTACGATTTTCTGGTCTTAACTGCCATGTTCATGCCCTTCTGAAtttgttttgtaaattatggttcACATTAGACTCAAAGGAGGCAAGGCCCCACCTTGTTGTTAGTTTCTGTCATTCTGATCATGTTTGGATTCAGAACACTAGAATTATGGTGGCAAAAA
The Maylandia zebra isolate NMK-2024a linkage group LG7, Mzebra_GT3a, whole genome shotgun sequence DNA segment above includes these coding regions:
- the LOC101482407 gene encoding hatching enzyme 1.2, encoding MLQILCVALVCAEYLKDVYCSPLQEAKRALKDDWLIKAVHYMEENPETLEELMDKNYALAEGDMVLLNDRNAVSSSWPTLEIPYIISPDLASRTDDILSAMEMVSKHTCVSFHKRTIEQNYLLFKTSTGCASFVGLKGGEQPVFVGPQCMVGNIAHEILHALGFHHEHTRMDREQHITVIHSNIMPGMEKNFRMQDGETFSLPYDATSIMHYGRDFFSATGLPTIFPKKDVKEMGQRDKLTKTDIERVRRLYSCDSLKQTEKESHDWDDV
- the wdr45 gene encoding WD repeat domain phosphoinositide-interacting protein 4, whose translation is MAQQRGVNSLQFNQDQSCFCCAMETGVRIYNVEPLMEKGHLDHEQVGSVALCSMLHRSNLLAIIGGGVNPKFSEISVLIWDDARESRDPKDKLVLEFTFTKPVLAVRMRHDKIIIVLKNRIYVYSFPDNPVKLFEFDTRDNPKGLCDLCPSLEKQLLVFPGHKCGSLQLVDLSNTKPGTSSAPFTINAHQSEIACVALNQPGSVAASASRKGTLIRLFDTTTRDKLVELRRGTDPATLYCINFSHDSSFLCASSDKGTVHIFALKDTKLNRRSALARVGKVGPVIGQYVDSQWSLASFTVPAECACICAFGKNTSKNVNSVIAICVDGTFHKYVFTPDGNCNREAFDVYLDICDDDDF